Proteins from a single region of Rhipicephalus sanguineus isolate Rsan-2018 chromosome 5, BIME_Rsan_1.4, whole genome shotgun sequence:
- the LOC119392987 gene encoding uncharacterized protein LOC119392987, which translates to MKLQHNLTFSVLGVLFGVHRTTAADIFKVSVTVLAAILRKAVYWPTKEAVIDNLTVYFKDYTTVRAVLDCTEIPLQRPKDMESQLLTYSWYKGTYTAKILVCETPGGLISYVSQAYGGRASDSFITKESKVLEKFLPSIDSVMVDKGFLIDKLCLEHHVTMVRPPFLRNKKQLSKGDAERNQNIAAARVHVERAIQRMKLFKILDGNIGIELFPFIDDIVQIIAGIVNLSRPIFNDDKFLN; encoded by the coding sequence ATGAAGTTGCAGCACAACCTCACATTTTCAGTTTTAGGTGTGCTCTTTGGTGTTCACCGCACCACTGCAGCCGACATCTTTAAAGTAAGCGTGACTGTCCTTGCAGCAATACTGCGCAAGGCAGTATATTGGCCTACAAAAGAAGCTGTCATTGACAATTTGACTGTATACTTTAAAGATTACACCACTGTTCGGGCAGTACTTGACTGTACTGAGATTCCACTACAAAGGCCCAAGGACATGGAATCTCAGTTGCTGACATATAGTTGGTATAAGGGCACATATACAGCTAAAATTCTTGTCTGTGAGACTCCAGGAGGACTCATCAGCTATGTCAGCCAAGCCTACGGAGGAAGGGCATCCGATTCCTTCATAACTAAAGAATCTAAAGTGCTGGAGAAGTTCCTACCTTCCATAGACAGTGTTATGGTAGATAAGGGTTTTCTGATTGACAAATTATGCCTTGAACATCACGTTACAATGGTACGTCCACCTTTCTTAAGGAACAAAAAGCAGCTTTCAAAAGGTGATGCCGAAAGGAAtcaaaacattgctgcagcaCGAGTTCACGTGGAAAGGGCAATCCAACGAATGAAATTATTCAAGATTTTGGATGGAAACATAGGAATAGAGCTTTTTCCTTTTATTGATGACATTGTGCAGATCATAGCTGGAATTGTTAACCTTTCTAGGCCAATCTTCAATGATGACAAGTTTTTAAATTAG